Part of the Plasmodium knowlesi strain H genome assembly, chromosome: 11 genome is shown below.
GGCGGAAGAGACAGAAGATGCTGCGATCGAGAGAGTGGAAAATGTGGATGGAAAAGATGCGAAGGCATCTCTTTGAACAATATTACGCTCGCTTCATTGCCAAGAAGGAATCGAAATCGAATAAAGAACACTCTGATGAATCTTCTAAACATATAGGGATGGACAACTTTGACATGCACTTGTTTACCATATGCGACGGTCATGGAGATTCACATACTTCGCACTTTTTAATTCAAAATGTGCATAagattttttattacctCCTCGTTCACACCTTCTTCAATATCCATATCTCCCTAAAGATACTACACCCCCTGTTGGATTTTTTATATCATCGTGAATGTGCAAGAGAGAAGAGTAGAAGCTATGCGGGGTCCTGCATTATTAACATACTCCTGAGGGATAACTACCTTTATGTGAATAACACAGGGGATAGCAGGTGCGCCTTGATGACCTTCCACCTGGACAGATTTGAATACAGTCGGGAAACGCCAGTGGAGgatgagaaggaggaaaactgTACCAGAAGAAAGAAGCGAAGAGGGGGAAAGCCCAAGAAGAAAACGCAGCGAGCTGTTGATCAGGTTGGCAGCGACTCCGACTTGGATCGCGAGTACGAGGCATACGTCATTAATGCGAACTCCTTTTCCTACAACGAGCTGAACTGTGAACACAACTGCAATAATTACATGGAGTACTTGCGGATGTATAAAATGCACCTGTGTGAGGAGTTAGCAGGTAGGCAAGTGAGCAGAGGGGAAGGGCACAACCCTGCGGAGAAGCggaatgaaaatggaaactcTTCCTCTATTGCTAGTAGGCTTACTGGGGACAAATTTCTAAGGGATCTGCAGGACGAAGAGCAGATGGAGGAACTTTCCAATgtgaagaagacgaagaaaaaggataatCTGGATAAGACTAAGATGGATAGCCATTTGAACAAACAAATCATAATGCTTAATGGGTACCTACTAAGAGAAcatgggaaggaaataaacaTAGGAAATTTATCCAATgatttaataaaatataatagaGTGGACGGGTGCCTACATCCATGCAGAGTTATTGGAGACTACGATTTGAAGAGGAAGTACTGCACTGGGAATTTCATCTTGTCCAACGATTCGAATGTATACAAATACGACATGAATAACATCAATTTGATGAATATGATTCGTTATCTATACTTGAATAAGTTCTGCGGGACGTGCAGGAGGAGCTACCTCCTCAGTAGCTATGGCAAGATTGGACCCATTAGGCAGATTGTCCTTTTGGACTCTGAGGAGGGAGAACGCCAAGGGGGGAAGACGCACACGGAACGCCCTGCTAATATACAGTGTAATACCATTGTGAACAGAGCAGAGGTGCTCCCTAAATGGCGTCAACCTTCCGGGGAAAGACACCCCCCCACTGGATTgtgtttaaaaatttacaggGACGGCGCACCCGATAGTAACGTCCTTGCCCACCAggtggagaggaaaaaagaaaacttcGCTGTACAGATAAACGAGCGTTTTGCACCCTACATTAACATCAAGAATGTTTCCATgaatgaaaattatttatgcCGGAAAGAACGGAGGAACTTTTTCCACCTGTTGATCATTGCCTCAGACGGCGTTTTCGAGTACGTAAACCCGCACTTCGTATtcaacattttaaaaaaaaacaaatccgTATATACCAAGGTGAGGAAATTGTACCGAACATACAACATGCGGGAGTTGTGGACAACCACCGCAGGAAGTACCCCCCAAAGGAACATAAACAAAATGATGCATAAGTATATGCTCACAAAAGAAGATTGTACTAAACTGGCCAGGGACATTGTCAAAAGTTCGATAATGCATGGCAATATTGACGACAGCAcatgtttttgtatttttatatttcccaccttttttgtgtgtggaTAACATGAAATGGGTATattatatgcacacacagattttgttattgttattttGGGGAAAATTAtcacctgacctgttcaggcatttttttgttgcccCTACCGAAAGGGGAAACTTCCCCCCACACGAAAAAGGCGGGGGCGTCTTTACAAAATGTTCTAATACCAACATAGGTATTACGCAAATGGGAACGAATGGGCATACGGGTATAGAGACCCTTCATGCTTCTGTGAAATTTCGTTAGTTTTCCCCTCCCCACAATTAGCCATTTTGTGGTGTTGTTCTCTTACTCACTTTTTCATAATTGCTTAAAACCGTAtgaacacgaaaaaaaaaaaaaaaaaaaaaaaaaaaaaaaaaaaaaaaaaacagccattTTTAAGGTAACACATTTGTTCAGGGCACTTGAGCGTGTGTAGAGGATAGTCATTGGActtgaatttaaaaaaggtgaCCTCCCAAATTTATCCCCTGTGGGTGAAGaggtagaatttttttttttttttttcggcgaAAATTGGGGGTCCTGGAAGGTCTCATGCACCATTAATCTTATTACACCATTGTCGCAAGTATTGTCACCTTTTCAATGCACTCATTTTACATTCCCTGCCGGACCTCTTATGCAGGGGTACCGTTAAAGGGATCTCGTGGATGAACGCGGTACACATTTTGGCTACCCAACATTGTATGCAGTGCGAGACCTTTGTGCGATGCACTTTGGATGGTCATTTTGCGGGATCGccttcccccctcttttCACGTGAACCTAGAGCAAGAAATGTTTTGCAGACCTTACAACATTATGGGAGCCATTTTTAACTAAACCTTTGGTAATTATTTTGTTGCCTCAGGAGCTTTTCGTCcgctttacctttttttttttttttttttttttttttttttgcctaagAAGATCAAGACGTCCGCTTTGGTGAGAGGATCCGCCTTACGACGAAGAGGTAATTCCTTCTGGAAGAGTTACCGGGATGCAACAGATTCAGGAGAAGTCTCCTCTTTAGCGAAGGGAATAGGAGGCCCCATGCTTAACGAAATCGAAGCGCTGCAGTGACGATGACGGGGAAGTCGTTTTCGAGCGGAGAATCCAGTGAAAGTGACGAATGGTGGAATCATCTCGAGGGGAATCAATGGAGAGTTCATCCTGATAGGGCTAAGGTGAGTGACCCAGAAGAGGACACCTCTGACTCAAGCAGCTCGTGTGAATCCCATGATTCGCAAGGATACGATGGCGAGAAGGATGAAGAATCAAACATAAAAAGAATCAACCAGTACATTGAAAAGCTGGACATCCTGAGGAACAAGTACGACCTAAAAATAAGGCTGAATcaacagaaggagaaggaaaacctCGTAAACAACATCGACAACATAAACATACAGGTGAAGAAGCACTTGTTGTTTAAGCAGAAGATCAATAAAATTAACAATTCCCTTAGGGAGAAGTGCAACTATGATGCTTTTTCGCAGATGGAAAGGATCTATAAGATCATATCGAATGTTAACTCGTCATACGAATATACTACGTTAAAAATTCAACTTCAGGATTATATAAAACAGGTGGAGGGTTGTGTAAGAAGGAATTACCTAGATGCCATTGAGCCTCTGAACCACTTTTTGCAGGTAAGGAGGTGTCTGTATAGATATGGTCGGTCCCATCTCCTGCGGGTGGGGACCATTCCAAACGGAGGAAGCAGCCCCCATGAAGGGAATTCCTCAGGCCATACCTACCACACCAAGGGGGGTGGCGCCCTCCTCAACAGCGAAAATTCAGTCATTGAAAGGGACATAATTAACTATGTCCAGCATAGAGAAAGGCGGCTGTCAGAGGATAACCCGGAACAGAATAACGATGTACATTCTCACTCTCATGCGCAAGCACAGGCGTATGCGCAGATATGTCAGACAGATGAAGAGAGCATAAAATTGTTGAACGCGTACTACGACCATGTGAAGGGTCTCATCGAGGAAGAAATCTGTGAGTGCATAAAGCTGAAGGACATGGATGGGGTTAGGACAAAATTAGGCCTATACTTGAATATTTTTCGTAGTCAGAGGGATAAGGAGAAGCAGAgtgaagagggagaaaagaaaaggggctCTTCTGATGGAGACCGTGAGCAACCAGATGTTCGATCCGATGTGGGATCGGATGAGGAAAGCCACGATAATGCAAGCGGGTTGGGAAGTAACGACGATGTGAGCGTGGTGGGTAGTCAGACTAGCGACCACGGTGACAAGCACGAACAGATACTCCCCGCTAGTGTCGCCTTGGAGGATCAGCTTCTGCACTTTGGGGAATACCTGTTCGTGTGCCGTGTGGCCATGAAGCTGGTAGAGGTAGAAGTGGACAAGCAGCTGGACCTTCTAACAAGGAAAGTAGTGAGCACGGAAGACAGTGTGTACGTGGAGTGCATAAAAGGTACATACGCCTGTCTATACAGACACAACACCTTTTTGGAGAACCTCCTTGGAGATCATCTAgtttatattatttacaaCAGAAAGGCTGAGCTactttttaataaagttgtaaaaaCCATATGCTCAAGTTTCTGCAGTCAGACCCAGCTCCTCCGGATCGATAATTACAATGAGTTAACCAAGTTGGACAAAAACGTAGAGATGTTATCCTTACTATGTTATCATTTTCAAAACATaaagaaatttttacatcaatttggtgaagaaaaattccGAAAATTGGATACCATGTTCAATTTGGCTAGCTTCAtaaataaagatattttttctgaacagtCAGGcttgtttaaaaatttgccTTACATAAAATGTATACAAGACTGCTTATGTTCATACATAGATTATGAGATAATGTTTACCAAGCATTGCATCGATAAGGCATTCGTTCTAACGGACGATATTATGTTGTCTTTAATGGATGATGAGAAGAGTAAGGGAAAAGatgcaaaaaatgtttacGAAGATTTGACAAATTTCGAAAATATTATGATGAACTGTAGTAGTAGCAATGAGTATACATCCACCCTTCTGGATGATgcgtttttcattttccaaaagTCTGTGTGTAGGAGTATAAATATGAACGACATTAATACTATGTGCGTTTTGGTGAATCacattattttgtttattgGAAGCACTTTGAAAAACTACCTGagtgaaaatttgaaaacgAGCAAAAGTATATATGCCGCCTTTATTCACCATGTTTCAAATTTGAAGCCTTTCTCCTTTAGGGCTCTTCTGGAGAGCATTGATGAGACGAACTACATGGAGGAGGGTCAGGGAAACAGCCGAACGGTGGCCCTGGCGCAGAACTTTGTTAGTTCCCTCAGCTACGTGAGGAGTGAAACGTCGGAGGGGGGGGCAGGTCGTAATGATGTTCCAAGTGGAAGTGTTGGTCGTAATAGTGCGTTACGCGTGGGTGGTGGTAGTGATAACTGCTCACGTGGAGAGCACCCTTCGGTTGGTAGCGAAGCGAAGAGCAAGGGGATCTATGAATACCTGACGCCGGAGCACTATGAGAGCCTCTTCAACCCTCTgtgtgaagggaaaaatatggacAGCCAAACCATCAACTCCAAGTTCAGCTACCCCCACTGCGTGAACAATATAGACTCCTGCCACCAATACATACAGAACTTAAAAGAATTCATCCATGAATATTTTCTggacaaatttttaaaagataaaaaaaaaaagaaagaaaaggagaagcagaaggaaACGCAGAATTATCTTCTCATGTTTACCAACTCGTTTGCGAATTACGACAACCTACTTAGTGACTTTGAAAAGCTCAGTGtggaaaattgtaaaaatctGTTGAACATTTTGAAGGTGCACTTTATTGGCCAGCTCGTCATCATCGAAAGTGTGAACTTTGATATATCGAGTGAGCAGTACGCGTACTACCAACTCAACGACCCCTACATTAATGGCTTGGTGAACCGAATGAAGTTGATTACTTACCACATTTCACTCTACTTCAACCAGAACATCTTCCAAATATGTATTGGCTTGTTGGCGGAGAAGGTACATACATTgttttatatattaatatgtGCTTGGGTACCCCTAGTGACTTAGCCAAGGCGGCCattcccccccacacacatatTCATGCACcatatatttcccccttttccttttatagaTCTGCAAATACATCGAGCGAATCGTGCGCACGAAGAAATTTAGCCTGTACGGTTGTGTCCAATTAGACAACGACATCAGAAACCTCATGTTGTTCTTTACATCCCTCACCAGTATCAACGTGAAGAAGGAGTTCGCCAAGTTGTTGGAAATTTGCGAATTACTGAATATAAACGATTTACAAGATTTTAAGGATTTCTACGAAGAAAACAAGAATAACTTGAGTGCCAGTGAAGTGGAGAACATCATTTCGATGCGCAATGACATTTCGGAGGAACTCCTTAATTCGATCAAGCTATACATGAATTGGGGCGCGCCTTAAGATATTGTCCAAGGGGGATATCTCCAACGGAGGGAAGACGCGTCAGTTTgcgtgttaaaaaaaaacactgcTGAGGAGCTGCACGGGCGAACCGTGGGACGACGGACGAACTCCCCCCGTTCATTCCACCCCCCCTGGAGAAATTACACTTAAAacgtacataaaaaaaaaaaaaaaaaaaaagaaagtagcCAAATTGacgtctcttttttttttttttttttttttttttttttttgtatgtgtgcattattttaaaaaaaagttaggaCTGCTGTCCCcgtgaagaagagaaaaaaaaaaaataataaaataaaataaaaacgtttGGCAACATGACAACAAATGATTAAGGCCCCCGTGGGGGGGGAGCACAAAGCAGCCCTCCTACCAAGGGCATCTACTTTTGTACTTCTTTCTGTAGCCATAATTTCTCCTCTGCActatttccattttaattGCCATTCCTTCGATTTCCGACCCTGcgcagggaaaaaaaaaaaaaaaaaaaaaaaaaaaaaaatacaacagtTATGCGGATGGCGAAAAGATGTGTGAACAGTTGGAATGTCCTCTTTCCCATCCGTGTTTGCAGTTTTCCACTTTAAAGAAACTGCTTCTCCTCCATTCCCAGCTAACCGTCGTATTTGTCTATGGCCTTCTGCGCGTCGTTGATGTTTTCGAAAACGCACACGCCTGTGCCCTGAGCGGAGGAAAATGGGTGTGCGGATCAGCGGTGTGTTTGTGAACACATGTtcaaatggggaaaagggCACATGcgaagggggaagggggaCACTGCCACCATGTTTGCCCCTCTTCCATTTCATCAGTGCAAATTACATCCGATCTATCCGTGTGGTCGTAGTTTATCCAGGCATTCACAACTTTACACACATTGCTAAACAGTTCCtgtaaaagggggaggggggggtgagTAACTTGTCAAGGGGGAAAAGCAAATGACCATGTAGTGAAACCAAATGGTCACGTGGTGGAAGGACATTGCTATGGCCAACGCGAATGCAGACGCCAGGGCTGATGGTACCACTAAGTCGTTCTTCGAGATGGTATAATCCAGGTTTGAAATTTTCACACGCACTTGGCTGTCTCGCTCATCGTGGTACTTGCAGGGGCaaacaaaaaaggcacaaaTAAAGGGAGAGCGGTGATTACGTGTCGAATGTCGATGGTGAAGTGGTCTGTCGTGgcaattttcctttccagtGTCCATTAGAGGTGTACACATGCACTCGGGCGTGTCTCTACCTGGTAGGAATTCCTGTTGTTGTACTTGTTTATTCTGTTGTGACGAGTGTTCGTCTTGTATTCTTCGTTCTacgggaggggggaaattcaTGGGAGCAGTGTTCATTTCGTTGATCTGTTGATCCTGTTGGCCGTGCTCGGCGCGCGGCGTGTAGACAGGTAGATGCATCCCCGGATGGGTACTGGGGCCCATCTCTAATTCCCCTCTAGTGGATCATTACGTGAGAGTTGTTATAATCGCCGTGTTGTCTATGGTAGTGTTTTCGGTGATGATGATTGTCTAAAAGgggagcaaagaaaaaaagaagaatgttatTAGCTGTGCAGATGGTAGGAACTATCCCTTCGTGGGGGAATTTATTGACTAGAGGGGGCGCGTCTTCATCGTTCGCTATATTCGATTCATCCGATTCATCCGCGTGGTTCGCTCCACCGATGCTCTCTCCACgccattttctctttccctcGTGACGTACTATTATTGTATTTCCTGAATTCCCTCATTGTGGCAATTCACAATGTTATTCTCCcgttacacaaaaaaaaaaaagaaaaaaaagaaaagaaaaaaaaaaaaaaagaaaacaggaAAATTATGTCTCCATAAAATTATGCGTTTTCGTATCAATAAGAAAACTGATGAGCATGGTAAACTTTTTTCTGACGTGTGGCATCATTGTTTGCATTTGCTCCAAAGAGCGTTGGCAATAATTTGTGTTGAAGTGATTACGATGTTGATAGGgttagggggaaggtgacGCACTTAGCCCTACATGGGCGTTTAAATTTTAAGATAAGTGAAAGACTGCAATACAGGCAACACGAATGAATACGCCCATGTGATTGTAACTCATTTTTTATGAGTACTCCTAAATTGAAGAAGGCGACCACGCGGAGGTGCGGTATGTTGAAGTGCGCAACGTGCCTAAGTAACACAGGACCATGATTCATGCATCAGTACATTCCACCAACGGgggaaagcagaaaaaaaaaaaaaaaaaaaaaaaaaaaacgctacACTGGAGTACCACGTGACATGTGAACATTTCCCTGTTGCATAATTCCTTGAGCGAACCTCCTTTcataaacaaatgaacaaatggagGTAGAAACTCTCATCACACGTTGATGCCAAAAAGGGGATGTCATCCAGGCGGTATATCCCACGCAGGTGAAGCGCTATGAATCTCACAATCCAATTTAGCGTAGCTAGCGAATCGGAGGTTATCCCATTTGCGCCTGTTTAGACCCCTCTGTTGTTTGACACCCTGGTGCAACGGTTGATCGGTTAGCACCAAGGGGGATCGGGAGAAGCCCATGAAGTGGCACAGTATTCGCGGCGTAGCAGTCGCCACGAAGGAATAATTGCGCCTCCCCAACGAACCAACCAATCGATCAACTAATCAACCAATCAAACAATCAaccatgaagaaaaaaaaagtggtcaAGTTGAAGGAGGAGTACATGCCGAAAGGGAACTACTGTAAAattatatgaacatatatatgaaacACAAAAAAGTGATATGGTTTCATTTTCGACGGGTGGTTAGAGGGACTGGGAAAATTCCTACTCGTTCAGTCCAAAGCATCACCGTTGTCCTGTCCGAAAGTGAACAAAATATATTGTACCACCACAGGGTGATGCTTGTACCGCTCGTTCAGGGGGAATGTAGTCCTACGTGTACGCACATGTAGTTGTACGCACATGTAGTTGTACGCACATGTAGTTGTACGCACATGTAGTGGTACGGACATGCAGTTGTACGAACATAAATATTCACCTATGtgtgtttctttctttccctctcTACAGTTAGCAAAGATGCCCTATTGACCAATATTTTCATGCAGAGCGCGCAGAACGCCCTGTCGGAAGTCGAGTCGAAGAATTCTCAGTTAATTGTTAACTGTATAAATAAGTTGCACAAGAAAAATCTACAAACTAAATTGAAGGCCATAAATGTAAGTAGCCATTTtgacagttttttttttttttttttttttttttttttttttttttttctcagcaTCTGTATCGCTGCTTGTGCATGATCTATTGTGGTGTCTTTCCGGTGGATTTCTTAATCCCCCCCTCCAACTGGTGTCATCCATACCGTATATCATCCCTGCCATTACATACCCATAGGAACTAATTCAACACCTCAGCAAGTACGATGAGGACGAAGTGAGTCACctgttttcctccttcattaGCGTGTACAAAAAATTGATATATCACCCGAACTATGGCCTGAGGGAAAGTAAGGAGCTCGTTTTACTTGCCCTTGTGCCGGACCACAGACTTGATCGCAGCCTCATTGCTCCGCCACTCTTCACTCTAAATAATTCCTTCCCCCATTTCATAGACCTGAACCTGTGCCTCAAGCTATTTATAGTGAAAGTTAAGACGAAGATCAAGGCCCACCTGAGTGTGTTCTTGCCGCCACTCTTTGTGTCTCTCTTCGACTACAGCAAAAATGTAAGGCGAGGATGTTACAGGGGGAGAGGCACTACGATGTGATGCGGAGCGAGGCATTTTAGGATGCATGTCGTGTCGGAAGTGCATCGGTCCAGTTGCCACACTGCTCTTTACTCCCCATCCTCTTACAGGTAAAAAACATCGCAGGCGAAATTTTGCTTatcatttttccccccaagGGGAAGACCCAAGAGTCGACAGGGGTGGAAGACGCAATCAAGCAAAATtcagtgaaggaaaaaaaaacgaaaccAGGAAAGATACGCCTGCAGGAGGAACTCAAGCTGTACGGAGTGATCAAAAATTTGAAGGTGAATTTGTCGAACCTGTATAACTGTCTCAAGTATGTTGGTGGCCCCCTGTCTGAGGAAGTCACAcgaaatttgaaaaataaaaagaacgaTGAGGATTACGATTATGGTGTGTACCTCTTCAATGTGGTTTGTTTTTATCCGTCCCTCTTGTACATGATGGTGAGAATTGCTAAGGGATGTGACGACAATGGGGGGAAGCCAACTCCCCCCGTGGAGGAGAACGATGGAATGGTCTCACGAAATCAGAGAGACGTGAACTCAGTGAAACAATTCATCCGGAAGGAGTTCCCAGCCTTCGCAAGCACGTTTAACCTCTTTTTCAATGCAGTAAACTCAATTtacaaagaaaataaagacaaCGAGCGGGTAAAGAAAATGCTCTTCCTATCAGTGTACAACATTATATACTTGCTGAAGAAGTATAAACTGAACTACTCCGAttttgatgaagaagaagccaACATATCCATCTTCAATTATATTTCTTCCGTCATTAGCAATAAAGATGAGTACATCATGAAACATATAAACCACTTGTTgctgttgtattttttttcggaaaataaaaaaatgatcaatgATAATTTTCTGAAAAGTTACTTGTCCCTAATTAAGcacaacaaaaatgtgaagaacgACATTTTCAATTATAACATttctttgttcatttttatttttgaaaaaaatgacattcgagaattttttttcttttttttttttttatttttgtttttgcttCTCCACGGCATGTCGTCTTCGCTAGTTGTGTACTACGACCTGTTGCACCATTTGCTTGGCTACTTCAGAGAGGAGGTAACCCAGGGGAGAAGCTTCAGCCAAGGTGACGATGTGGGTGCACTGTACTCCCTTTCCGAATCTGATTGCTACACCGTACTCAGCGAAAGCATCTTGCACCTGCCACTAGAAACGATCCTTGCACAGAAAATTGGAGCGACCTACAAATGCTCATTCGGGGGGGCACACCATCTATATGAGGTCCTCTCCAACATATACTACTGCCACAAGAAGAAGCCAAGTAAAGGCGGTAAGGACAAGGATCAGTTTGAAGAgctgaagaggaaaataattgCGGAGAAACTGGAGGAGGCTAACTTCATCCGTACCTATATCAACTTTATCAAGTTATcaaaatgtacacacacagTAGTACTCAGTTCTTTCGACATGCTCAGTGAGTACACTGGCGACCTGGCAAAGGAATTGGAGGCAGACCATACGATGGAATGTGAAACACTCTTTCCCCCTTCGGGGGAATCCCCTCAGTGTGTTCACAACCCTAGCTACAAGCACAAATATCACGGCGTGGTTGACTTCATTCTGAATCTTCTAACGGAACTGAAAGAGGTGGTGTTCCCACCAGGGGGAGAAGGGGATAGTCTTGGACATATAACCAGCCAAAGCAATGCACCTGTCAGGATAGCCTTCATTCGAACCTTAAAGTGCACCTTCAAAATCGCCTGCCTTCTCGTGGAGGGAAGAAATTACGAAGCTGTTGGAATGGTGAAGAAACATTGGAGGCTTCTGGAGTTTCTCTTGGCGCAGGGGGAAGTGGAAGACGAAGACCTTTCGCTAGAGAGGGTATTTTGCGTCTTTATGGACTTCATGAAGTGGGGAAGAATtggggagaaggagaaacaaaagcagaagaaggagaaggagaaggagaaagtgaACTTTTCAGAAGAGGCAACGCATGAGGGAGATGCCCTGTTCAGCTCTCTGGACGTTAGTTTGAACCTCTTATCATTCATTTGCtccaagggggggaagtcGTGTGATGCTCTGGCGAGGTCCTTGCAGGAGGTAAGCGTAGAAACGGTACATACAGGTTTAGCACTTTCGACTCTACACAAATTGCGCTTGCAATTCTTTTGTGTTTTACCCCCTTCTTTACATTCATAGGATCTGTTTCTACACGATAATGTGCACTTGCATATTTATTTCATCAACCCCCCCCTTTCAGGCACATTTTGAAGCACCTCCAACTGAAGAAACTGTCGAGGAACAGCTAACCATTTGTGTGAAGCTCATCAATTTTATGAAGAAGGAACGCACCAAGTTTTTCGACCTCTCTAAAACAGCTCTGGAAATATACAGTTACTACCTTCTGCAGGATGTAAGAGATGAACGTGGTATCCGAGGAAGAGGCGCATCACTGAAGGCGTTTTATGCCGCCGTGCAGAAGGACACAGAAAACTATCCTAACCTCTTTGGAGAGGAGTTCTACCAAGGTGTATTCCATGcgtataagaaaaaaatgaacttgaGTGGATCCCTCCCGGATGAAGATTTTTCCGCTTTCTTCACCTCGTATGCAAtgggaaaaagggaggatATTATCCCACTGGAAGATATCCACCTACATTTGTTGTTAGGAATTCTCTTGAATGTGAAAGACGAACATGTAGAGAGATGTATAAAGGAGTTGTACATGTCGTCAAGACTAAGTAAGGACAGTATATTATCCTTCCTTCTGGTAATGCGGGATATGTACAAATGGTGTAGGGAGAACGATGATGAGGAGAAAACGGGAAAGTTGTGGTCCTCCTTCACATCCACCGTGAAACTATTTGAAGACGATtgtaatgaaaatgaaagtgatgatgatgacacaAGTGAAGTGGGCGAGGGAGACCATTTCAAGATTGGTTTACTTGTGAGGAATTCTTTGGTAAAGCTAACCTGCATTggtgaggaggaggaagaagaaaacacgAACTGCGCCTTGCCTGACAACGATTTGAAGAGGGAAGACGAAGAACATCACGCAAAAGGAAACGTTCAACAGAAGAAGAGTGAAGAAGGATTCTTGTTATTACGCAGGAGGAATatcctaaatacgaaattcATAGAGCGAATGCTAAATGTGTACAAACTATACTATCAAGTAGAATGTTTTTCTGTTGGCCACTTGAAGGAATTCACCATGCTATGCTTCGATGAGACCACTCCAGTGGCAAGTGAGGAGAAGGTACACAAAAACCAAGTATATCCATTCTGCACGTTCTACCATTTTGCATATGCCAATATTAGGAGTATATCGTTGTTCTATCACATCGTTAGCTTAAGAGATAAGATAGAAACATATGAAGCGGATGAAATG
Proteins encoded:
- a CDS encoding zinc finger protein, putative, with protein sequence MKKKKVVKLKEEYMPKGNYFSKDALLTNIFMQSAQNALSEVESKNSQLIVNCINKLHKKNLQTKLKAINELIQHLSKYDEDEVSHLFSSFISVYKKLIYHPNYGLRENLNLCLKLFIVKVKTKIKAHLSVFLPPLFVSLFDYSKNVKNIAGEILLIIFPPKGKTQESTGVEDAIKQNSVKEKKTKPGKIRLQEELKLYGVIKNLKVNLSNLYNCLKYVGGPLSEEVTRNLKNKKNDEDYDYGVYLFNVVCFYPSLLYMMVRIAKGCDDNGGKPTPPVEENDGMVSRNQRDVNSVKQFIRKEFPAFASTFNLFFNAVNSIYKENKDNERVKKMLFLSVYNIIYLLKKYKLNYSDFDEEEANISIFNYISSVISNKDEYIMKHINHLLLLYFFSENKKMINDNFLKSYLSLIKHNKNVKNDIFNYNISLFIFIFEKNDIREFFFFFFFLFLFLLLHGMSSSLVVYYDLLHHLLGYFREEVTQGRSFSQGDDVGALYSLSESDCYTVLSESILHLPLETILAQKIGATYKCSFGGAHHLYEVLSNIYYCHKKKPSKGGKDKDQFEELKRKIIAEKLEEANFIRTYINFIKLSKCTHTVVLSSFDMLSEYTGDLAKELEADHTMECETLFPPSGESPQCVHNPSYKHKYHGVVDFILNLLTELKEVVFPPGGEGDSLGHITSQSNAPVRIAFIRTLKCTFKIACLLVEGRNYEAVGMVKKHWRLLEFLLAQGEVEDEDLSLERVFCVFMDFMKWGRIGEKEKQKQKKEKEKEKVNFSEEATHEGDALFSSLDVSLNLLSFICSKGGKSCDALARSLQEAHFEAPPTEETVEEQLTICVKLINFMKKERTKFFDLSKTALEIYSYYLLQDVRDERGIRGRGASLKAFYAAVQKDTENYPNLFGEEFYQGVFHAYKKKMNLSGSLPDEDFSAFFTSYAMGKREDIIPLEDIHLHLLLGILLNVKDEHVERCIKELYMSSRLSKDSILSFLLVMRDMYKWCRENDDEEKTGKLWSSFTSTVKLFEDDCNENESDDDDTSEVGEGDHFKIGLLVRNSLVKLTCIGEEEEEENTNCALPDNDLKREDEEHHAKGNVQQKKSEEGFLLLRRRNILNTKFIERMLNVYKLYYQVECFSVGHLKEFTMLCFDETTPVASEEKVHKNQVYPFCTFYHFAYANIRSISLFYHIVSLRDKIETYEADEMGMLDLLIYVYRELQRKKRKKKIPDKHVRISDLVCVMKQVNKWDIFNICRDILTNRRTSGEFSVDTMRDIIRELNNFKVKSLFDLQVKIFLFEECLLCDGGTSHLCHVCDINGDGVPRGDVPERDTKQYEDGIVKLKERLPRDLHAYVEKNLSLSVKGELPCLNLLYHLICISNRYPDVNLFEYTIVKRKVLLEMALQYVTWSNFDVFFCCLGFVRGGLLNGEESITNDRENMPKDGKDTTNGVLPNDIPTKDVPTKDAPPSEAHPVEEAFRKYLTTLKNFYRKMHDEQSALHRQKWKTLNEALTGSDTGKKVLPPLVNGKLNIQKSRDKKMEGKRESHQLLHSKMGLHFLKYTYMKCQKEKKAYLSTFKDRDKITANLVKLVYFILSISYHDDGLVDYEIVTMARQMLKLLIQMDEKNIKSLYKIYLFSLPDGVTHFFDYLTTDIFLLNELKLSRHGLCKLMRKILDLYVNTYYLFILFSNVEKCRDSNFFIDRTMSILIMNYFFFSELHKLRGSHMFAFGVINSYLHINEGGKNLFLLSAAGEEVDGHACRVLGVERDGQHDVEAGAPGVGVTTMRSHSNMECGDLWNLPDDSDEAFLSEPVVDTSKKKSKESPVSEQNEVNRKDTPNRSGESSPTLSPTKGVQKSEEETSQSHGSRNDTPPSVRLSSQGNRAKRDDNSKKKMNPLYALKNQLKNPSLLIDLNKNIMDLYSFVLDLNYLKILLSMLNISLSSEYFIYEPELHQQFMAFVESNNLCVGDFLSDVRRVGNILEEGAGKNKWEGNSSGCNQLDNLPFPFKHRKKFYIFLLALHLILRLITIYPNECITITNEAKLHDIVNFNRILFSNIIIANQINELRFISTEYINTTFQYDPLTKTLTFKYKIKEDDSEQYEDVTAKLTLTFLPNYPFSHMVISDRIESLDKKAQVHNSIKSMYKYARTGNINEMFVKFDSLMNGYFENKSQCNICFMILYETKTCDKACSQCGTSYHSYCLHKWFLTSHNTKCPSCQMQFT